One segment of Sander vitreus isolate 19-12246 chromosome 20, sanVit1, whole genome shotgun sequence DNA contains the following:
- the ctsl.1 gene encoding cathepsin L.1 encodes MKLLLVAAAALAVASCASISLEDLEFHAWKLKFGRSYNSPAEEAHRREIWLSNRRLVLVHNILADQGFKSYRLGMTFFADMANEEYKRLISQGCLGSFNASLPRHGSSFLRLSEVADLPNSVDWRDKGYVTDVKDQKQCGSCWAFSTTGSLEGQTFRKTGKLVSLSEQQLVDCSSDYGNMGCMGGLMDYAFQYIQANGGIDTEDSYPYEAEDGQCRYKPDTIGATCTGYVDVEQGNEGDLKQAVATVGPVSVAIDASHVSFQLYQSGVYDEPECSSSELDHGVLAVGYGSDNGHDYWLVKNSWGLEWGDKGYIMMTRDKNNQCGIATAASYPLV; translated from the exons ATGAAGCTGTTGctggttgctgctgctgctctggccGTGGCCAGCTGTGCCAGCATCTCTCTGGAAGACCTGGAGTTCCACGCCTGGAAACTCAAGTTTG GAAGGTCCTACAACTCTCCGGCAGAGGAGGCTCACCGCAGGGAAATCTGGCTCAGCAACCGCAGACTGGTGCTGGTGCACAACATCTTAGCCGATCAGGGTTTCAAGTCCTACCGCCTCGGCATGACCTTCTTTGCTGACATG GCAAATGAGGAGTACAAACGCCTGATTTCCCAGGGCTGCCTTGGCTCCTTCAACGCTTCTCTGCCTCGCCACGGCTCTTCTTTCCTCCGGCTATCTGAAGTAGCTGATCTGCCCAACAGTGTTGACTGGAGGGACAAGGGATACGTCACTGATGTCAAGGATCAGAAGCAGTGTGGCTCCTGCTGGGCCTTCAGCACA ACTGGCTCTCTGGAGGGTCAgaccttcaggaagacagggaAGCTGGTGTCTCTGAGCGAGCAGCAGCTGGTTGACTGCTCCAGCGACTATGGCAACATGGGTTGCATGGGAGGCCTGATGGACTACGCCTTCCAGTACATCCAAGCCAATGGAGGGATAGACACTGAGGACTCCTACCCTTATGAGGCTGAG GATGGTCAGTGCCGTTACAAACCTGACACTATTGGTGCCACATGCACAGGCTATGTTGATGTGGAACAAGGCAATGAAGGTGACCTAAAGCAGGCTGTGGCCACCGTCGGACCTGTGTCTGTGGCCATTGATGCTTCTCATGTGTCCTTCCAGCTGTACCAATCAG gagTGTATGATGAGCCAGAGTGCAGCAGCTCAGAGTTGGACCATGGTGTATTGGCTGTAGGTTACGGCAGTGACAACGGACATGACTATTGGCTGGTCAAGAACAG ctGGGGTCTAGAATGGGGAGACAAGGGATACATCATGATGACCagggacaaaaacaaccagtgTGGCATTGCTACTGCAGCCAGCTACCCCCTGGTCTGA
- the vgll2b gene encoding transcription cofactor vestigial-like protein 2b → MSCLDVMFPAYGHYAPYAPTVPAFINSVQAPTGLSSTSSLCRDFMDTPRGPEGMSGGPGTGGSTSSSSSSNSSSSSYTPATLRPEEGPKEKQEAPEAEYLSSRCVLFTYYQGDISSVVDEHFSRALSSYMDGEGKRRALDQQGTDTPSPGSRRSFPPSFWDSNYSSPQSRSHCETGAPSYSMDPYASALHPGLAHPHAHPHPHAHPHSHPHPPEGWGYAQAQAYGHPRPLHELYSPSALEPHYGPLLMPTVRPPHPLSLPSHYEVSKLEPTASWPGLLPPGDVSQALALNMDAGLQQHKKGKELYWF, encoded by the exons ATGAGCTGTTTGGATGTTATGTTCCCAGCCTATGGACATTACGCACCGTACGCACCGACTGTTCCTGCTTTTATCAATAGCGTACAG GCTCCTACTGGTCTGAGCAGCACTTCTTCTCTCTGCCGGGATTTTATGGACACTCCCAGGGGTCCAGAGGGGATGTCTGGGGGCCCAGGCACTGGAGGATCAACTTCCTCTTCGTCTTCATCcaactcttcctcttcctcctacaCGCCTGCAACATTAAGGCCAGAGGAGGGCCCCAAGGAGAAGCAGGAGGCCCCTGAGGCAGAGTACCTATCTTCTCGCTGTGTCCTCTTCACCTACTACCAGGGAGACATCAGCAGCGTGGTGGACGAGCACTTCTCCAGGGCCCTCAGCTCCTACATGGATGGAGAGGGCAAACGGCGGGCACTAGACCAACAGGGCACAG ATACCCCTTCACCTGGCAGTCGACGAAGCTTCCCCCCATCCTTCTGGGACAGTAACTACTCCTCGCCTCAGAGCCGCTCCCACTGTGAGACCGGAGCACCTTCCTATTCCATGGACCCATACGCATCAGCCTTGCACCCGGGCCTAGCGCACCCACACGCTCATCCTCACCCACACGCTCATCCTCACTCCCACCCTCACCCACCAGAAGGCTGGGGATATGCCCAAGCCCAAGCCTACGGCCACCCACGGCCTCTCCACGAACTGTATTCACCGTCAGCTTTGGAGCCCCACTACGGGCCCTTGCTCATGCCCACAGTGAGGCCACCTCATCCCCTAAGCTTGCCAAGCCACTATGAAGTGAGCAAGCTGGAGCCCACTGCCTCCTGGCCCGGTCTGCTTCCACCAGGAGATGTCAGCCAGGCGCTGGCACTTAACATGGATGCAG GCCTCCAGCAGCACAAAAAAGGCAAGGAGCTGTACTGGTTCTAA
- the ythdf2 gene encoding YTH domain-containing family protein 2, which produces MSASSLLEQRPKGQANKVQNGAVTQKDTLNDDEFEPYLNTQARQSNAYTAMSDSYMPSYYSPSIGFSYSLNEAAWSTGGDPPMPYLASYGQLSNGEPHYLPDAMFGQPGPLGSNPFLGQHGFNFFPSGIDFSAWGNNSSQGQSGTPQSSGYSSSYAYAPSSLGGAMIDGQSPFAPAANEPLNKAPGMNSLDQGMAGLKIGGAAPGGNGDMAPKVVGSGLPGGGPLGPVSSVGPPSMPPVSIAPAKPASWADIASKPAKPQPKLKTKGGMAGANLPPPPIKHNMDIGTWDNKGNMPKAATPQQVPPIPSNGQPPNQASPQPGATAVGNPQMPLSNGQLVSPVSQMGQHQLPPSGQPGMGQMPQPPLSQGPPPNQQQPSQPTRWVPPRNRANGFGDGSGSGTGQSPPTSSGVGVVPGVPSEPHPVLEKLRMVNNYNPKDFDWNPKQGRVFIIKSYSEDDIHRSIKYNIWCSTEHGNKRLDAAYRSLGGKGPLYLLFSVNGSGHFCGVAEMRSPVDYNTSAGVWSQDKWKGRFDVRWIFVKDVPNSQLRHIRLENNENKPVTNSRDTQEVPLDKARQVLKIIAGYKHTTSIFDDFSHYEKRQEEEECVKKVEVQGSEPYPSNPSNRSHYRLQERQGRVK; this is translated from the exons ATGTCAGCCAGCAGCCTTCTTGAACAG AGACCGAAAGGCCAAGCTAATAAAG tgCAAAACGGAGCTGTGACCCAAAAGGATACCTTGAATGACGATGAGTTTGAGCCTTACCTGAATACTCAGGCCAGACAG aGCAATGCCTATACGGCCATGTCGGACTCGTACATGCCCAGCTATTACAGCCCCTCCATAGGattttcctactccttaaaTGAGGCAGCATGGTCCACAGGTGGGGACCCTCCTATGCCTTATCTGGCCTCCTATGGACAGTTGAGCAATGGGGAGCCCCACTACCTCCCGGACGCTATGTTTGGCCAGCCAGGCCCCCTGGGGAGCAATCCTTTCCTTGGCCAGCACGGTTTCAACTTCTTCCCCAGTGGCATCGACTTCTCGGCATGGGGCAATAACAGCTCTCAGGGACAGTCGGGGACACCGCAGAGCTCTGGCTACAGCAGCAGCTATGCCTATGCTCCCAGCTCACTTGGGGGTGCCATGATCGATGGACAGTCCCCATTTGCACCTGCTGCCAATGAGCCCCTGAACAAGGCACCTGGTATGAACAGCCTTGACCAGGGCATGGCAGGGCTCAAGATCGGTGGTGCCGCTCCTGGTGGTAATGGGGACATGGCTCCTAAGGTGGTTGGCTCTGGTTTACCTGGTGGGGGTCCCCTTGGTCCTGTATCATCTGTAGGACCTCCCAGCATGCCTCCTGTCTCAATTGCCCCTGCCAAGCCCGCCTCCTGGGCCGATATTGCCAGCAAGCCAGCCAAGCCTCAACCCAAGCTGAAAACCAAGGGTGGCATGGCCGGTGCCAATTTGCCACCTCCGCCCATTAAACACAACATGGACATCGGCACTTGGGACAACAAGGGCAACATGCCTAAAGCTGCCACCCCACAGCAGGTGCCCCCTATTCCCAGCAACGGGCAGCCGCCCAATCAGGCTTCCCCACAGCCAGGGGCTACTGCTGTAGGGAACCCACAAATGCCCCTCAGCAATGGACAGCTGGTATCCCCTGTTTCCCAGATGGGGCAGCATCAGCTTCCACCCAGTGGGCAACCAGGTATGGGTCAGATGCCCCAGCCTCCTCTCTCCCAGGGTCCTCCTCCCAACCAACAGCAACCATCTCAACCTACTCGTTGGGTCCCTCCACGGAACCGGGCCAATGGATTTGGGGATGGCAGTGGGAGTGGTACAGGCCAGTCACCTCCCACTTCGTCTGGTGTCGGTGTGGTTCCGGGAGTCCCCTCTGAGCCTCACCCAGTCTTAGAGAAGTTGCGCATGGTCAACAATTATAACCCCAAGGACTTTGACTGGAATCCCAAGCAGGGTAGAGTGTTTATCATCAAGAGCTACTCCGAGGATGACATCCACCGCTCCATCAAGTATAACATCTGGTGCAGCACGGAGCATGGCAACAAAAGGCTTGATGCAGCTTACCGTTCATTGGGTGGAAAAGGGCCGCTTTATCTTCTGTTCAGTGTCAATGGGAGTGGTCACTTCTGTGGCGTAGCAGAGATGCGCTCACCCGTGGACTATAACACGTCTGCCGGCGTGTGGTCACAGGACAAGTGGAAGGGTCGTTTTGATGTGCGCTGGATCTTTGTTAAGGACGTTCCCAACAGTCAGCTACGGCACATTCGACTAGAGAACAACGAAAACAAGCCAGTGACCAACTCTCGGGACACACAGGAGGTACCACTGGACAAGGCCAGGCAGGTGCTAAAGATCATCGCTGGATATAAACACACCACTTCCATCTTCGATGACTTTTCTCACTACGAGAAGCgtcaggaggaggaagagtgtGTGAAAAAG GTGGAGGTCCAAGGCAGTGAGCCATATCCCAGCAACCCAAGCAACAGGAGTCATTACAGGCTGCAG GAGCGCCAAGGACGAGTCAAGTAA